The sequence AATTTTGTTTTTTCCTATAAAatgtatttgtttttaattttactttttttgaGCAAAGAAAAGTATATCTCTCAGCTATTGCTTTTCCTCCTTCTGTTCTTCAGTAATTATCTCCCACCAATGGATGCTTTGCATTCCATGAACAGGCACATTTCCCCCTTGTTTTAATCATATTTTTTGGTGTTATATAAAGCTGATATATATAGTTTATTTGAACAAGAAATAAAAATGATTTGAGTGTTGCATTCTATATCATACATATACATAAGTACATTTATatttatgtacatacatacatacactatcattaaaaaaagacATGTTGTGATGTAATATATCGTTACTTTAGAAGAACACAGTTCTCTAGTTTCAGTTACTAGCACATTATATAGATACTTGATGTGAAAGAAAACGGTGCAAGCACACAGCATCTGAGTTATCGCATCGCAACCATAACACGGAGGGGTGGCGCAAAATTATGAGCTTTGCCTCGGTAACTTACTATTTTCATGGTAGACCCTAACCCATTCTCCCAGAAAAACAGGCCAGATGAGAAATTATATTCTACTCCTTGTGCACCAAGCCAATCACAGCTGCTCGATTCTGCAGCAGTATACTGAGACAAACGCTTGATGAATAGAATCCACagaaacaagcagatataattAATTTCTCCATTGAGTTCTGCTAGGATGGCAATAGCCTGACTGACTGGCAAGACCCAGATCTGGTCTCATTTGGAAGAGAATTGATAGGGCCAATCCATGATTGGAGTTCTGAACTTGAAGAAAAACCTCAGATGCTTCATGAGATAAATAGATAGATACAACTATTCTATGatcagccttttttttttgttttttggatgcatatgatcagCATTCGGTAGCATAatttgtcaattggactactgcAGATCATGGAGGAAGAAAGCCGGTTGGAGGCCGAGGTCGCCGAGGTGCAAGCATGGTGGAACAGTGAGAGGTTCAAGCTCACCCGCCGCCCCTACACCGCTCGTGATGTGGTCTCCCTCCGCGGCACCCTTCGCCAGAGCTATGCCTCCAATGACCTTGCGAAGAAGCTGTGGCGCACCCTCAAGACTCACCAAGCAAATGGCACCGCCTCCCGCACCTTCGGCGCCCTCGACCCGGTCCAGGTCACGATGATGGCCAAgcaccttgacaccatctacgTCTCCGGCTGGCAGTGCTCCTCCACTCACACCACCACCAATGAGCCTGGCCCCGACCTTGCCGACTACCCATACGACACTGTCCCCAACAAGGTCGAGCACCTCTTCTTCGCCCAGCTCTACCACGACCGCAAGCAACGGGAGGCCCGAATCAGCATGAGCCGCCAAGAGCGAGCTCGTACTCCTTATGTCGATTACCTGAAGCCCATTATCGCCGACGGCGACACCGGCTTCGGCGGCGCAACCGCCACCGTCAAGCTTTCCAAGCTTTTCGTCGAACGGGGTGCGGCAGGGGTCCATATCGAGGACCAGTCGGCGGTGGCCAAGAAGTGCGGCCACATGGCTGGAAAAGTCCTGGTTGCTGTCGGCGAGCACATCAATCGTCTCGTCGCAGCGCGGCTGCAGTTCGACGTCATGGGTGTCGAGACTGTCTTGGTGGCTCGAACGGATGCTGTTGCGGCCAATTTGATCCAAACCAACGTGGATTCTAGGGACCATCAGTTCATACTGGGAGCCACCAATCCTAACCTCAGAGGAAGGAGCTTGGCTAGTGTGTTAACTGAAGCAATGGCAGCCGGAGCGGCCGGCGCGGA is a genomic window of Phoenix dactylifera cultivar Barhee BC4 chromosome 4, palm_55x_up_171113_PBpolish2nd_filt_p, whole genome shotgun sequence containing:
- the LOC103716821 gene encoding isocitrate lyase; this encodes MASSFSVPSMIMEEESRLEAEVAEVQAWWNSERFKLTRRPYTARDVVSLRGTLRQSYASNDLAKKLWRTLKTHQANGTASRTFGALDPVQVTMMAKHLDTIYVSGWQCSSTHTTTNEPGPDLADYPYDTVPNKVEHLFFAQLYHDRKQREARISMSRQERARTPYVDYLKPIIADGDTGFGGATATVKLSKLFVERGAAGVHIEDQSAVAKKCGHMAGKVLVAVGEHINRLVAARLQFDVMGVETVLVARTDAVAANLIQTNVDSRDHQFILGATNPNLRGRSLASVLTEAMAAGAAGAELQAIEDEWLSMAKLKSFSTCVKDAISSLNISEDEKRRRLNEWAYHSSYEKCLSNEKGREIAERLGVKNLFWDWDLPRTREGFYRFQGSVTAAIVRGWAFAPHADLIWMETSSPDLVECTKFAEGVKSMHPEIMLAYNLSPSFNWDASGMTDKQMTDFIPQIARLGFCWQFITLAGFHADALVIDTFARDYAKRGMLAYVERIQREERNNGVDTLAHQKWSGANYYDRVLKTVQGGISSTAAMGKGVTEEQFKETWAKPGGMNDGGNMMVAKPRM